A stretch of the Halomonas sp. CH40 genome encodes the following:
- a CDS encoding tRNA pseudouridine(13) synthase TruD has product MTALPVWPRYLDATLGAPSPASFRLSPEDFRVDEQLDFKPEGQGEHLWLRIEKRNQTTLEAVRQLARLCNVSPKEVGYSGMKDRVAVTRQWLSVQLPGRDAPDDLAAQLATLGITVLEQARHPRKLKRGVHRTNRFILRLQGEAVEQDDFQARWEMLCLEGVPNYFGPQRFGANGRNLQRAEALLARGWRKRDDRQGMLLSCARSFLFNELLGQRVASDDWQTLLEGDTVMLEGTHSLFRVEQPDATLNERAAKRDIHPTGLLWGADFSADDSVAQRLEAALAERHPVLTAGLAQSGVKSARRALRVCLDAPLLERGQRNDEVVVSFSLPRGAFATAVLSELITQPTNTDTLAGINNI; this is encoded by the coding sequence ATGACCGCTCTTCCCGTCTGGCCACGTTATCTGGACGCTACCCTGGGCGCCCCCAGCCCCGCCAGCTTCCGTCTCTCACCCGAAGATTTCAGGGTCGATGAACAGCTTGATTTCAAGCCGGAAGGGCAGGGCGAACACCTCTGGCTGCGGATCGAAAAACGTAACCAGACCACCTTGGAAGCGGTCAGGCAGCTTGCCCGGCTGTGCAATGTCTCGCCCAAGGAGGTGGGTTATTCGGGTATGAAGGATCGTGTGGCGGTAACGCGCCAGTGGCTGAGTGTTCAACTGCCTGGCCGAGATGCGCCGGATGACCTGGCCGCACAGCTGGCCACCTTGGGTATCACTGTGCTGGAGCAGGCGCGTCATCCGCGTAAGCTCAAGCGCGGCGTACATCGTACCAACCGCTTCATCCTGCGCTTGCAGGGCGAAGCGGTTGAACAGGATGACTTTCAGGCCCGCTGGGAAATGCTTTGTCTTGAGGGGGTGCCCAATTACTTTGGGCCGCAGCGTTTTGGTGCCAATGGGCGTAATCTGCAGCGTGCTGAAGCCCTGTTAGCGCGGGGCTGGCGCAAGCGTGACGATCGTCAGGGCATGCTGCTGTCCTGCGCGCGGAGTTTTCTGTTCAATGAGTTGCTTGGCCAGCGGGTGGCTAGCGACGATTGGCAGACGCTGCTTGAGGGCGATACGGTCATGCTTGAGGGAACCCATAGCCTGTTTCGGGTTGAACAGCCGGATGCCACGCTGAATGAACGGGCGGCAAAGCGTGATATTCACCCGACTGGCCTGCTCTGGGGCGCTGACTTCAGTGCAGATGATTCAGTGGCCCAGCGTCTGGAAGCCGCCCTTGCCGAGCGCCACCCTGTCCTGACTGCCGGGCTTGCGCAAAGCGGTGTCAAGTCGGCAAGACGTGCGCTGCGCGTATGCCTTGACGCGCCTTTACTAGAACGCGGCCAGCGCAATGACGAGGTGGTGGTGAGCTTTTCCTTGCCACGCGGTGCCTTTGCTACCGCAGTGCTGAGTGAGTTGATCACCCAGCCGACAAATACTGATACGCTAGCAGGTATTAACAATATTTAA
- the ispF gene encoding 2-C-methyl-D-erythritol 2,4-cyclodiphosphate synthase — protein MRIGHGFDVHRFGPGDHLMIGGVKLPFEAGFVAHSDGDVLLHAIADALLGACALGDIGHHFPDTDPAYQGADSRVLLRKVNALVSQAGWKLGNLDATLMAQAPKMAPHIHAMRSVIAEDLDVELDQVSVKATTTERLGFTGRSEGIAAEAVVLLLPRSSE, from the coding sequence ATGCGCATCGGCCACGGCTTTGATGTTCATCGTTTTGGGCCGGGAGATCACTTGATGATCGGCGGCGTAAAGCTGCCATTTGAGGCGGGCTTCGTTGCCCATTCAGACGGTGATGTACTGCTGCATGCCATTGCTGATGCCCTGCTGGGCGCCTGCGCGTTAGGGGATATTGGTCACCATTTCCCCGATACCGACCCCGCCTATCAGGGCGCGGATAGCCGGGTTCTGTTGCGCAAAGTCAATGCACTAGTTAGCCAGGCGGGCTGGAAGCTGGGCAATCTGGATGCCACCCTGATGGCCCAGGCGCCCAAGATGGCGCCACATATCCACGCCATGCGTTCGGTGATTGCAGAAGATCTTGACGTCGAGCTGGATCAGGTCAGCGTCAAGGCCACAACGACGGAACGCCTGGGGTTTACCGGGCGAAGTGAAGGGATTGCCGCGGAAGCGGTGGTGCTGTTGCTGCCCCGGAGTTCTGAATGA